TCGCGAGATCGGTCGTCTGGGTCGATCCGTCAGCGTACTCAACGGTCGCGGAGCTGGCGGCGATCTCAAGCCCCGAAACGGAGCCTGCGCCACCGGCACCGGAGACGCCCTTGATCGTCGTCGGGTCGAGGTCGATCGAGAAGCCGACCGTCTCTCCCGCATCGAAGTCGTCAAATCCGATCGACATGACGTCGTAGCCTTCGGCGTTGTCCTGTCCGTTGTGTGGTTGGCTGAACACGTCCCCGTCGGCCGTGCTGACCACGCCGACACCGTCACCGGACTCGCTGTCGATACTGAGTTGCTTCGCCGTTGAGTCACCAGCCGTGCCGTCGGGGTCGAACACCGCATCCGGGACAAGGCTCTCGCTGACGTCGAATGTCACCGATTCGATCTGCTTGTCGCCGGTGTTCGTGATCTCGAACGAGCCGCCACTGTAGGTGCTCGCGCCGATACCGGCTCCGTCGTTCACCGCGACCGTCGCGGAGCCGACGTCCCCTCCCGAGGACTCCTCCTCGACGGAGAGCTGGAACGACTCAGTCGCCGTCCCGCCGTTACCGTCATCGGCCGTAACCTCCACGGTGTACGGCGAGTCCGCTGCGTCGCCCGCTTCCGGGGCGATCGTCAGCTCGCCGTTCGAGAGGCTGACGAAGTCGGGTCCGTTCACCGACAGCGACACCGAGTCGCCGTCGCCGTCGGAAGTGCTGACCGGCACGGTTGCCGAGTCACCTTCAGTGACCGTCTGATCGTCGATCACGCCGATCGTCGGGGCCGTGTTGCCGCCGCTGCTATCGTCGACTTTCGTGACCTTGATCGCCGAGACCTTTGCGTTGTCCTTGACCTTGGTGAAACCGATATTCAGCTCACCGTCAGTGACTTCGGTCGTGAAGGTCTCGGTAACCGCCGCGTGCGGACCGCCGGTCTCGGCGTAGATATCGTAGTCGTTCAGGACCTGCTGTCCTTCGATTGCGGCGTCGAAGAGCCGGGCGCCCTCGCCGCCGTCGTTCGCGACGCCTTGGTAGAGTTCGGCGAACTGCAGTTCGACCTCGTACTCGCCGTTCTCGACGGGCGCGTTGTAGCTGAAGGCCCCGTACCGCTCGGTGTAGTACAGCGTGTCGTCTTCCGTGTTCGTGATCTCGGGATCCGAGGGCGTTCCCCCGTTGCCGGTCGCGAACGTCGACCCGCCGTCGAAGTTCGTATCCGCCTGGTAGACCGTTCCGTCGGCAGCGGTGTACTCCCCGCCGCCGGCATTCACCGCGAAGACGGCACCGTTCCTACCCGAGGACGCTTCCTCGACGGTAAGTTCGAACGATTCAGTGGCCGTGCCACTGTTGCCGTCGTCGGCGGTGACCTCTACGGTGTGCGGCGAGTCAGCCGCGTCGCCCGATTCCGGGGCGATCGTCAGTTCGCCGTTCGAGACACTGACGAAGTCCGGGCCATTGACCGATAGTGACACCGAGTCACCGTCGTCGTCGGAAGTACTGATCGGAACGATTGCCGAGTCGCCCTCGGTCACCGTCTGATCGTCGATTGCGTCGATCGTCGGTGCGGTGTTGCCGCCAGCACTCTGGTCGTACTTCAGGACCATGGCGCTCGAGGCGAGACCCATGTCGTCGGAGCCCTCACCGTGTGCGGCCACGAAGTAGTTGAAGCCTGCTTCGTCGTCGTCATCGACCGAGCTAGTCAGCGTCACGGGTACCGTCGCCTCGCCGTTCGAGTCGAGAGTAACGCTTTCGTACTCGACGTTCACCGCGTTGTTCGCTTCCAGGTCTTCGATGTTGTAGCCGCCGTTCGGCACATTGCTCAGCGCGAGTTCACCCTCGACGCGCACGAGTGTGACGGTCTCACCAGGCTGGCCGGAGACCGTGACGGTCTGGCTGGCCTCGGAGACCGTCGCGCCGCTGTGGTGGTCGTCGAGGACGCTGTCGTCGAGCGAGACACCCTGCGCACCGATCGAGGGTGCGGGTGCCTCGTTGCCGTTCACCACGGCGGTCGAGCCACCCACACTTCCGTCACCCATCAGCTGGGTGGTCTGTGTCGTGCCGTCCGCATACTCGACAGTCACCGTCGAGCGGGCGAGTTCCAAACCGGAGACCGGACCGGCCTCTTGGGAGCCGATCGTCGCACCCTTGATGCTGGTCGGATCGTTGTCGGCCCAGAAGGTCGCCGTCTCGCCGTTCTGGAAGTCGTCGAACTCGACGCTCATCACGTCGAAGCCATCATCGGCGTTCTGCTCGTTGTGGGGCTGTGAGAACGCGCTGTAGTCGCCACCCGACGTCTCGGCGGTTGTGATGCCGGTACCGCCATCGCTGGCGATGTTGAATCCTTCACCGGTCGGGTCGCCCGCGGTCCCTTGCGGATCGAACACCATGTCCGGGTACGTTGCCGAACTCAGGTCGAACGACACCGAGGCGATCTCTTTCTCGCCGGTGTTCGTGACCTGATAACTGCCGGCGCCGTAGGTCGTCTGGTCGATGTTGCCGCTGCCTGGCGTTATCTCAACCAGCGCGGAGCCGGGTGAGCCAGAAGACTGGCCAACGGAGACGGTCTTGGTGACCGTGTTGGTCGCTCCCTGGTCGTCAGTGACCGTTAGAGCAACGTCGTAGTCGCCGGCCGAATCGAAGGCGTGGGTGGGGTTCGCGCCCGTCGCGTCGGTCTGGCCGTCGCCGTCGAAGTCCCACTCGTAGCTCGCAATCGAGCCGTCGTCGCTCGAACCCGATGCGTCGAAGCTCACGTCCTCACTCGCCGCAGGGTTCTGGGGTGAGTAGCTGAACGCCGCTGTCGGGTTTTCGTTCGATCCACTATCGGTGCCCTCGACGATCTCGATGGCCGAGACCTTTGGCTGGTTGGTCGACGCGCTGAAGGCCATGTTCAGCGTGCCATCGGTGATCTCGATCTCGTAGGACTTCGTGACCGCGGTCTGCGGATCGACCTCCGCGTTGAGGTCATAATCGTCGAGTTCGACCTCGCCGCCTTCGAGGTTCGCATCGAAGACGCGCTGGCCTTCACCGCCAGCACCGCCACCGGTTGCGCCCCAGTAGATCTCCGCCATGTGGAGTTTCACGGTGTAGGTCCCCTCATCCACCGGGAAGGCGTAATCGAAGCCTCCACTTCCGCTGCGTTCGGTGAGGTAGAGGGGATCGTCCTCGGTGTTCGCGATGTCACCATCGCTGAGCTGGCTGTTCGAGTAGCTTTGTCCGCCACTGAAGTACGAGTTCGCGGTGTCGGCCTCGAAGACCGTCCCATCTACGGCAGTGTACTCCGGACCACCGGTATTGACGGCGTAGACAAGCTCACCACTGCCACCGCTCCCGTCGTCAGCGACAGTCACAGTCTTGGTCAGGGTGTTGGTCGCGCCCTGGTCGTCGGTGACCGTCAGGGCGACGTCGTAGTCGCCGGCCGACTCGAAGGCGTGGGTGGGGTTTGCGCCCGTCGCGCTCGATCCATCACCGAAGTCCCACGCGTAGCTCGCGATCGAGCTATCGTCGCTCGAGCCCGACCCGTCGAAGCTCACGTCCGCACCCGCAGTGGGATCCTGTGGCGAATAGCTGAATGCCGCCGATGGATCTTGATTCGAGCCGTCATAGTTCGCGGGGTCGATCTCCTCGCCGTTGAGGAAGACCTTCGCATTGCCGTTCACGTTGAGGCTCTCGATGTCACCGTCGAAGACGTAGGTATCGGTACCTCCGTAGACGGTGCCCGAGGCGCTCTTGTCGTCAGCGGCGATCGAATCGGCAGGATTGAGT
The Halococcus agarilyticus genome window above contains:
- a CDS encoding malectin domain-containing carbohydrate-binding protein, which encodes TNSALAGRYDRDLSYGLTGSDAIADDDKSASGTVYAGTDTYVFDGDIESLNVNGNAKVFLNGEEIDPSQYGSSDKNTLEIKGQGSDSAYSFSVSEVIDRQQSVGLNPADSIAADDKSASGTVYGGTDTYVFDGDIESLNVNGNAKVFLNGEEIDPANYDGSNQDPSAAFSYSPQDPTAGADVSFDGSGSSDDSSIASYAWDFGDGSSATGANPTHAFESAGDYDVALTVTDDQGATNTLTKTVTVADDGSGGSGELVYAVNTGGPEYTAVDGTVFEADTANSYFSGGQSYSNSQLSDGDIANTEDDPLYLTERSGSGGFDYAFPVDEGTYTVKLHMAEIYWGATGGGAGGEGQRVFDANLEGGEVELDDYDLNAEVDPQTAVTKSYEIEITDGTLNMAFSASTNQPKVSAIEIVEGTDSGSNENPTAAFSYSPQNPAASEDVSFDASGSSDDGSIASYEWDFDGDGQTDATGANPTHAFDSAGDYDVALTVTDDQGATNTVTKTVSVGQSSGSPGSALVEITPGSGNIDQTTYGAGSYQVTNTGEKEIASVSFDLSSATYPDMVFDPQGTAGDPTGEGFNIASDGGTGITTAETSGGDYSAFSQPHNEQNADDGFDVMSVEFDDFQNGETATFWADNDPTSIKGATIGSQEAGPVSGLELARSTVTVEYADGTTQTTQLMGDGSVGGSTAVVNGNEAPAPSIGAQGVSLDDSVLDDHHSGATVSEASQTVTVSGQPGETVTLVRVEGELALSNVPNGGYNIEDLEANNAVNVEYESVTLDSNGEATVPVTLTSSVDDDDEAGFNYFVAAHGEGSDDMGLASSAMVLKYDQSAGGNTAPTIDAIDDQTVTEGDSAIVPISTSDDDGDSVSLSVNGPDFVSVSNGELTIAPESGDAADSPHTVEVTADDGNSGTATESFELTVEEASSGRNGAVFAVNAGGGEYTAADGTVYQADTNFDGGSTFATGNGGTPSDPEITNTEDDTLYYTERYGAFSYNAPVENGEYEVELQFAELYQGVANDGGEGARLFDAAIEGQQVLNDYDIYAETGGPHAAVTETFTTEVTDGELNIGFTKVKDNAKVSAIKVTKVDDSSGGNTAPTIGVIDDQTVTEGDSATVPVSTSDGDGDSVSLSVNGPDFVSLSNGELTIAPEAGDAADSPYTVEVTADDGNGGTATESFQLSVEEESSGGDVGSATVAVNDGAGIGASTYSGGSFEITNTGDKQIESVTFDVSESLVPDAVFDPDGTAGDSTAKQLSIDSESGDGVGVVSTADGDVFSQPHNGQDNAEGYDVMSIGFDDFDAGETVGFSIDLDPTTIKGVSGAGGAGSVSGLEIAASSATVEYADGSTQTTDLASDGSDGGSQATAKADIPDAPTLGVQGVSLQGTDFPGHQAGTVSDTAQTLTLSGPADATVQLTHVVGSEGPSDGYDIDDYEIDSAESVDTQSVTLDSSGEATVQVSLSESNLDYFVASVQDGTGDTGQASDVVILDYEQSGSSGSQALHRVNVGGPEVAATDDGPAWGADTSNSPSQYLVAGGAIPGGTYSVGSVDESVPQGTPVELFQKERYDADQPPEMAWEFADGIESGQTYEVRLYFHDGFSGTDAAGERVFGANIEGGDAELQDFDIIEKYGDNTAAMESFEVTAGSDGDIDIEFLHGAMENPQVNAIEIVEAGQ